The sequence below is a genomic window from Aspergillus nidulans FGSC A4 chromosome V.
AATTGCTCTTACTGGTCTAATAACTTCAGTGGAGCATGTGACTTCGTGAACCTCAGCGCGCCAAAACGCGCCTTGTACTTTCATGCCTAGGGTCAAACTATCAGTTTCAATATCCTTTAACACAGTCCAAGATTCCAAGACCTCATCAACTCTGAGATGTTGAGGACTATTGCTTTTCGTTTTTAAACCACATAATCATCCTGCAGCTCCAAATTTTGCTCCGGCATCCCCTATCTTCAGAGCTCAACCGTTCAGCCGGCAAATCGAGCTTCTGATAGGCAACGAGCCGCGCAGCCTAGCACTTAGCTGCTTTAAAGAGTAACTCTACTAATTAGTAGTTGCGAGATTACTATACTCATCTTGCCATATGGCGGGAGAAGGAGCCCTGAAGCGGGCAGCCTCAAGATCGatctctcctccgcctctcaGAAGAAAGGCTGAGACACTGAAGAGTAAGTGAAGCATATCGCGCATTCTCACTTCACTGACATGCCTATCAATTTCATGTAGAGTCCGTGGCGACCTCATTCTTCACACCTGTATCACAACGCAAAACTGAGCCAACAAGTATCTCGTGGAGGATCGTCAACCACACATTGATTGTGGGAAAGTTTTCGTTGGGACCAGGCGAACCCCCCCCAAAAAGCTCTGGCAAGCCCAAGATAGCTGCTTTTGACTTCGTAAGTTATCATGCCGACGCTCATGTGAGAGTATCAGTATTGATTATCATTCACAGGACTCTACTTTAGTTGCGACAGCCTCTGGGAATACGTTTCCTAGAGATTCTGCTGACTGGAAGTGGTGGAGGCAAAATGTTCCCTCAAGGCTTCAGAAACTCAACGCAGACGGGTGAGTGAAAGTCTAGCCTATCTTCGCCGGATAAACTGACGGTTTTAGCTACCACGTTGTCATCTTCACAAACCAGGGTAAAATCAGTCTCAAAAAGGACAAAAAAGGAAATGTCTCCAGTTACTTCAACAAGTTCAAGGAGAGAGTTTCGGCCGTGATGAAACAGCTAAATATCCCGTTGAGTGTATATGCTGCAACTGAGCATGATGAGTACAGGAAGCCCAGGGCGGGGATGTGGAAAGAATTTCTCGATGACTACGATTTCGACGTAACTGGCATTGATTCCTCTCAGTCGATATTCGTCGGGGATGCTGCCGGACGCCCAGGAGACCACTCCGCAGCCGATCGGTAAGTCAGAGTCATTTTGGAGGTCGTTGAATGATCGTAGCTGACAGCATCGAGGGGGTTCGCCGCCAACGCTAACATGGTCTTCAAAACGCCGGAAGAGTTCTTCCTGGGTGCTGCACCGGAGCCAGTAGTGGCATTCGATCCAGCTGTATACCTACAGAATAACTCTGTTGACGATGGTGAGGCTACAAATGTACGAACGCGGGATAATTGTTATACTGATACTAGGACCTGAGCACCAGCATTACCGCAGTTCTCAAAAACTAGTCCTCTAGAGCTTGTGATATTCTGTGGCAGTCCGGGTGCTGGGAAATCAACCTTCTTTTGGGACTATCTCAAGCCACTAGGTTATGAGCGTGTGAATCAGGACATTCTGAAGAGCGTATGTTCCTAGATCCCAGGAAATGAATCTATGAAACTGACGGACAATCAGCGAGCGAAATGCATTAAAGTGGCCAAAGAGCACCTTGCCGCCCAAAAATCTGTGGTTGTAGGTATGCATCGACGGACACTCGTGAATCGACTCTTCGCACACTCAAACCTGTCCTCCATCATTCCTATTCAGTTCATGCATACAATAGTCAACCCTTGCATTTTGTCCGACATCAAGCAGCAAGTACTGCGCAGCGTGCATCGGATACTATTCCCAAAACAATCGCCCTCTCTGCCCGTCCACTCATAGCCACAACCACTCAAACCAGCATATCAAATTTGCTCCGGTGCTGTCCTATATTAGTTGCTGACACATTTCTCATTCGTTCTGCAGATAACACAAATGCCGATGTAGAAACAAGGGCGCAGTGGATCGGGGTCGCAAAGGAATTTAATGTGCCAATTCGCTGTGTTTATTTTACTGCACCCCCGGCGCTTTGCAAACATAATAACGCGGTCCGTGCCGCGAATACAAGCCTTGTGAGTCAAACTTCTCTTCTATCTATACCCACATGCGTGCATttgtcagcaccagcagatgctgctgctttgaCATTTGAGTTCTGGGCTGCATCCTGCCCCTCATACCGCCGAACCACTCCCTACATCGCAGCACATACCTGAATAGCGCATGACTATGCGTCTACCTCTGCTATCCTGAACACCACCAGTAGCACAATGCAAAGCTCAATACTAATAATAAACAAAAAAAGAACCCCGAATCCCGCACCCTTCTTCCCGGAATCGCTTTCGGCGACTTTGTCAAGCGCTTCAAGGAACCATCTCTCGCTGAAGGGTTTCAGGACATTCTTCGCGTGGACTTTCGGTTCCgtggagatgatgatgcgaagAATCTTTGGAAGCAGTATTGGATATAATCTTCGAGGAGAGCATGCCCTGCTGGATTGATATGGCTTGCTACTATATCGCCCCTATGCTCTGTGAGGCCCCTTGGAGGAGTatttctccctctcttctcgTTCCAAAACTGCTATAATCTGCTATGTAATTCGACCCTGTGCACGATACGCCCTGTGAAACGAACGATGGCTGTGGTTGGGGTCAATCACGGAGTTATGATTCGAGCGATGTCGCTCAAATCCGTTTTCGATTCAGGTGCATTTAGATTTGCTTACTATAGCTGCAAATTCATACATGGAAGCTTATTGAACTCTATTTCAGACTTGCATATTCTGGCCATAAAAGGGCACTCTTCCATTTACTTGGGGGTGAATTTCCCTCCTCACTCGCCTGGGTACATATAGGCAGACTAGTAACCAGTTTATGCAAACGCCACGCAGCCAAATGATCCTCTGTACAACGTTGCTCAGCCCGGGTTCCGCACCtccttccgcctccatcGTTCGACCTAGGTACGTAAGCTATAACTGAATGTGGAGCTAAAGGTAGAAAAGCTTTCGAGCTATGGCCtccttctggctctgctctGCAGTGCAGCGACGGAACATGCTACTAGCGCTGACCTCCCCATAGGACGAGGAGTGACCAGCTGTCAGACTCTGGACTTCGTTCCTACTCGTCGTGATTTGACCGCAGGTAAGTGCAGTTTGAAGTAGACACACTGTATTGGGATCTATCCCAAAAGTCTCCTGCAAGGGTCTACTTATCTATTCGCTTCAGCACTTCAGACCCTGGTCGGATTTGCAAGTTTACGGGTAGTATAAAGATGATTCAGGTCCATTATAGGATTAAGTATGCTTCTATATACATCCGTGCTTGTGTGATGAAGTAACAGCTTCAAAAGAGGTACAGGCGTCACAGGGTCCCATCATTTGACAGGTGTTCATCTTTCTCCCCATCCGTTAGGGTAGCATGACAGGGTTAGTAAACAACAGGCCCTTGCAACTGTTCCACTTCTGCCACTCCTGCCAATTCTTTTTTACCCCTAGAGAAAGGTTAAATCCGCGGTTCATGCAGGTATACAAGTGTTTAAAAAAAACAGAACTGATCATGCTGCACGGCCGCACCATAATATGATGCAGGGAGATCATTATCGTGTAATCATGCAATATGGTAAGACACAAAGGGAATGGTATCATGTGGTCATTAAGGAATGAACTGCACCTGGCGAGTCAGTAGTCGCTGGCGCATTGAGGTCATCAGTCATCAAGGATCACAGATCACAACATAGGTTAAAACATGAGGTGGCTGTATAGATCGCTTAGGCTTAAACATGAAAGAAAACAGTGAACGTTAATCATCACGCTCGCTGGATAGCGTTTGAGAGGCGCGGACAATCGTAAGATGTTGTACATCCAAGCCTCTCAGcttgtttttttttgtttttttttttttttttgttttttgttTTCCCCGGAAATAGAAACGGGGCTTGTAGCGAGTTCGATATCGCCGAAGTCGAAATTGATCCTACACTCGGGACACCAAGTCGTGGAAGAACCTGAAAAAGTTTCGCTTCAAGGACCGATCCCGACATCGCCCAGTTGCCGGTGCAATCTTCATAGGCCCAACAATCTCACCGTCGCCTAGTTCGGGGAATTTGTCGTCGTGCAGGGTTGGAATCTTGACTTGTTCGCACGGATCACGGTGGGATTCGATTGTGCTCAATACTGGTCCGTTCAATGCCTCAAGATGGGCAAGCATTGCTTCGTAATGGCGCTTCCATTCGCTGTTGATTGACTCCCATTTCTCCTGCGTCAACTTGTAGATCTTCGATGTAACACCGTAATGCTCTCCAGTCCGAACCAGATGTTTAGTAAAATTGCATTGCGCCAGGTCCCACTGACTGCGTAATCGCCGGAATGATTCAAGATCGTAAACTTCAGGGACATATGGCTCTGGTTGGATGGTGAAATTTGCATGGCCAAGTTGAATTGCCCACTCGTCATTTGGATCGGAAAGAGTCAGAGGGGGCACATCGCCAGAAACAGTTCGGATTGTGCTTGCTCGCGGACGGCTAAAAGAAGCGATGGATGGCTTGGTGGACAATGGAGGCGACGGAAGATTAGCTAAACGGTCCCTAAGTGCATTTGGATCCGGACTGGCATTCGAAACATCGGCAACAGAAGGAGACTGTAAGGGAGACTGGATCACGGAAACGGAGTTCTCGAGATCGTCACCCATAAGCggcgggagaagaggagTGGTGGCTTGCGGAGCGCACTCGTCCTGGTCTTGCTGGTTTGCCTTAGATATGTCTATTGGCTGCGCCCCTGACTCGCCGAGGTGCTCCTCAAAGATTGTTCTtgccggagaaggaggaatttGGGCCGACTCAACCCAGCTCATAGGGGCTGTTGTAGTTGGGCTGGCAGCAAATACAGATGCGGAAGAGTTCGTTCGAGACCGCACCTGTGGTGAAAATGATTCTCCATCTGCGCCGTCGGATCCTCGTTTGGACTTCCAACGGTTGGAGATAGTGGATATTCGCGATCCAATGCGGGAAAGACCGTTTGCAGAAGCATTGTCGGAGCGTCTCTTCTTGGGAGAGTGCACCATATCCATACCGGTATCAGTGAAACTATAACCGTCGCAAGTACTGACTGTGGATAGGTACGAATCTTCAGCGCCGGATAGCCCTTGATCGAAATGCTCTGCGAGTTTAGCGTTAGTTGAaatattctttttctttccaagTTCAAAACACCATGACAATAAATCAAAACAAAACGAGGCCGGGGGCGAGGGCTGCATACGGAaatattcttcttcgagaTCCCTC
It includes:
- a CDS encoding putative DNA 3'-phosphatase Tpp1 (transcript_id=CADANIAT00003311); protein product: MAGEGALKRAASRSISPPPLRRKAETLKKSVATSFFTPVSQRKTEPTSISWRIVNHTLIVGKFSLGPGEPPPKSSGKPKIAAFDFDSTLVATASGNTFPRDSADWKWWRQNVPSRLQKLNADGYHVVIFTNQGKISLKKDKKGNVSSYFNKFKERVSAVMKQLNIPLSVYAATEHDEYRKPRAGMWKEFLDDYDFDVTGIDSSQSIFVGDAAGRPGDHSAADRGFAANANMVFKTPEEFFLGAAPEPVVAFDPAVYLQNNSVDDALPQFSKTSPLELVIFCGSPGAGKSTFFWDYLKPLGYERVNQDILKSRAKCIKVAKEHLAAQKSVVVDNTNADVETRAQWIGVAKEFNVPIRCVYFTAPPALCKHNNAVRAANTSLNPESRTLLPGIAFGDFVKRFKEPSLAEGFQDILRVDFRFRGDDDAKNLWKHQMILCTTLLSPGSAPPSASIVRPRYVEKLSSYGLLLALLCSAATEHATSADLPIGRGVTSCQTLDFVPTRRDLTAASKEVQASQGPII
- a CDS encoding uncharacterized protein (transcript_id=CADANIAT00003312) encodes the protein MLKLSQLLEAKRRESNDNMGDPSPLSRQPPQSPLTASTPVSPAVSLFSAKGHTRFSSSASSLVSSPGHGNSMDISCRNPLTGVKEEEPYGSQARDLEEEYFQHFDQGLSGAEDSYLSTVSTCDGYSFTDTGMDMVHSPKKRRSDNASANGLSRIGSRISTISNRWKSKRGSDGADGESFSPQVRSRTNSSASVFAASPTTTAPMSWVESAQIPPSPARTIFEEHLGESGAQPIDISKANQQDQDECAPQATTPLLPPLMGDDLENSVSVIQSPLQSPSVADVSNASPDPNALRDRLANLPSPPLSTKPSIASFSRPRASTIRTVSGDVPPLTLSDPNDEWAIQLGHANFTIQPEPYVPEVYDLESFRRLRSQWDLAQCNFTKHLVRTGEHYGVTSKIYKLTQEKWESINSEWKRHYEAMLAHLEALNGPVLSTIESHRDPCEQVKIPTLHDDKFPELGDGEIVGPMKIAPATGRCRDRSLKRNFFRFFHDLVSRV